The following proteins are co-located in the Candidatus Schekmanbacteria bacterium genome:
- the pnp gene encoding polyribonucleotide nucleotidyltransferase codes for MVKKHIDLYGTPFIMETGKVAKQANGAVVVRQGDVVVLVTAVTSKNDREGIDFLPFTVEYREKTYAAGKIPGGFFKREGRPNEKEILTSRLIDRPLRPLFPDGYRKDIQIIANVLCTDQENDTDIAAMNGASAALLISDIPFTTPVAAVRVGLIDGKMKINPTFDELDNSLIDIVVAGTRDAVLMVEGESREVSEEQMLEAIFFGHENLLPLIELQEELRKEVGKPKNEVQDTKKFEIDSVIREKTESALSRAIAVREKLARQEAVEKVFNDLLEEINPEEDQVLEFKSAFEKMEKRCVRKMILDDAVRADGRKYDEIRPISCEVGVLPRTHGSSLFTRGETQSLSIVTLGSADDEQRVDALEGEERKAFMLHYNFPPFSVGEVSNRLATGRREIGHGNLAERALKAVMPDSENFPYTVRVVSEILESNGSSSMATVCAGSLALMDAGVPIRKAVAGIAMGLIKEDEKTVILSDILGLEDHCGDMDFKVAGTKDGITAFQMDVKISGVTKEIVSRALEQAKAGRLYILEKMNETIAEPRSSMSEYAPKIVTIHINPSKIGEVIGPGGKNIRSIIEETGAKIDIEDDGRVNVSAVDSASADKAIEIIKHMTEEPEIGKIYNGKVKKIVDFGAFVEILPNTEGLVHISELCDYRVKAVRDVLKEGDIVPVKLIDIDRENRLRLSRKEALRSIGKEKK; via the coding sequence ATGGTAAAGAAGCATATTGATTTGTACGGCACTCCATTCATTATGGAGACAGGTAAAGTTGCAAAACAGGCAAATGGCGCAGTTGTCGTCAGACAGGGAGATGTGGTAGTACTCGTTACAGCTGTAACATCGAAGAATGATAGAGAAGGAATAGATTTTCTTCCCTTTACGGTAGAATATCGTGAGAAAACCTATGCAGCAGGTAAAATTCCCGGTGGTTTTTTTAAACGTGAAGGGAGACCCAATGAGAAAGAGATTTTGACATCACGCCTCATTGACAGACCCTTAAGGCCTTTATTCCCAGATGGCTATAGAAAAGATATTCAAATAATAGCAAATGTTCTCTGTACAGATCAGGAAAATGATACTGATATAGCGGCTATGAATGGAGCGTCTGCTGCATTGTTGATTTCTGATATTCCTTTTACAACACCTGTTGCGGCCGTCAGAGTTGGTCTTATCGATGGGAAGATGAAGATTAATCCCACTTTTGATGAATTAGACAATAGCCTTATTGATATTGTTGTTGCCGGCACGAGGGATGCTGTCCTAATGGTTGAGGGTGAAAGTAGGGAAGTTTCAGAAGAGCAAATGCTTGAAGCAATCTTTTTTGGCCATGAAAATCTTTTACCATTGATCGAACTTCAAGAAGAGCTCAGAAAAGAAGTCGGTAAGCCCAAAAATGAAGTGCAGGATACAAAAAAATTTGAAATAGATTCTGTTATCAGGGAAAAAACAGAATCAGCTCTTAGCAGAGCAATAGCGGTAAGAGAAAAACTTGCAAGACAGGAAGCAGTTGAGAAGGTTTTCAATGATCTTTTAGAGGAGATAAATCCTGAGGAAGATCAAGTTTTGGAATTCAAAAGCGCATTTGAAAAAATGGAAAAGAGATGTGTACGAAAAATGATTTTAGATGATGCTGTGAGAGCAGATGGAAGAAAATATGATGAAATTAGGCCTATAAGCTGTGAGGTTGGGGTTCTTCCTCGAACACATGGTTCATCTCTCTTTACAAGAGGTGAAACACAGTCATTGAGTATCGTAACATTGGGTTCGGCAGATGACGAACAGAGAGTTGACGCTCTTGAAGGAGAAGAAAGAAAAGCATTTATGCTTCATTACAATTTTCCTCCCTTTTCAGTAGGTGAGGTGAGCAATCGTCTTGCAACAGGAAGAAGAGAGATAGGACACGGCAATCTTGCTGAAAGGGCGCTGAAAGCTGTTATGCCTGATTCAGAAAATTTTCCATATACTGTTCGTGTAGTATCGGAGATTTTAGAATCTAATGGTTCTTCCTCGATGGCGACAGTTTGCGCAGGTTCCCTTGCGCTTATGGATGCAGGTGTTCCAATAAGAAAAGCTGTGGCTGGCATAGCAATGGGGCTAATAAAAGAAGATGAGAAAACGGTTATTCTTTCAGACATCTTGGGTTTAGAAGACCATTGTGGAGATATGGATTTTAAAGTTGCCGGAACAAAGGATGGCATTACGGCATTCCAAATGGATGTAAAAATTTCAGGTGTAACAAAGGAGATCGTCAGCAGAGCACTTGAGCAAGCTAAAGCAGGACGCCTCTATATCCTTGAAAAAATGAATGAAACCATAGCTGAACCACGGTCCAGTATGTCTGAATATGCGCCTAAAATAGTCACTATTCACATAAATCCTTCCAAGATTGGCGAAGTTATAGGACCTGGAGGTAAAAATATACGCAGTATCATAGAAGAAACAGGCGCAAAGATAGATATTGAAGACGACGGCAGGGTGAATGTTTCAGCTGTTGATTCTGCTTCAGCGGACAAGGCAATCGAAATCATAAAGCATATGACCGAAGAGCCAGAAATAGGCAAAATTTACAACGGCAAAGTAAAAAAGATAGTAGATTTTGGCGCATTTGTGGAAATTCTTCCAAATACGGAAGGTTTAGTCCATATTTCGGAATTGTGCGACTATCGAGTAAAAGCAGTTAGAGATGTCCTCAAAGAGGGGGACATAGTTCCTGTCAAACTCATAGATATAGATAGGGAAAATAGGCTTAGGTTAAGCCGTAAGGAAGCTCTCCGCTCAATTGGAAAAGAAAAAAAATAG
- the truB gene encoding tRNA pseudouridine(55) synthase TruB, translating to MDGAINLFKPSGITSFKATEQVKKITGAKKCGHGGTLDPLAEGVLPIFLNKATKIIPFLKNSEKSYVATIRLGIITDTMDSEGRVIEEVRDCEIPSIAKVEEIVKNFEGEIEQKPPVYSAVKYKGHKLYEYARKNIAVDRRARRVKINKIDIVFYEFPFLKINVICSSGTYIRSLADDIGRMLGCGGHISSLLRTRSGMFTLEDTITLEELKKRNGIDTDDKYFKKVDELLSDYKEARIPDTLKRNLLNGLPFSSEDIKGVSDKIKENEYLKVKDSNDKIIAIVQSVSKKSATGSEKNFIFKVKRVFN from the coding sequence ATGGATGGCGCAATCAATCTTTTTAAGCCTTCGGGCATCACATCGTTCAAGGCGACAGAGCAAGTAAAAAAAATAACAGGCGCTAAGAAGTGTGGTCACGGCGGCACTTTAGACCCTTTAGCTGAAGGGGTGCTTCCTATCTTTCTCAATAAAGCAACAAAGATAATTCCTTTTTTGAAAAATAGTGAAAAATCTTATGTGGCGACAATCAGGCTGGGAATTATTACAGATACGATGGACTCAGAAGGAAGAGTCATAGAGGAAGTTAGGGATTGTGAAATCCCGTCTATTGCAAAGGTGGAGGAGATAGTAAAAAACTTTGAAGGAGAAATTGAACAAAAGCCTCCAGTCTATTCGGCTGTAAAGTATAAAGGCCATAAACTATACGAATATGCTCGAAAGAATATTGCGGTTGATAGGAGAGCGAGAAGAGTAAAGATCAACAAGATCGATATAGTTTTTTATGAGTTTCCTTTTTTGAAAATAAATGTTATTTGTTCTTCTGGCACATATATAAGATCTTTGGCAGATGATATTGGAAGAATGCTTGGATGTGGAGGCCATATATCGAGTCTTTTGCGAACGAGGAGCGGTATGTTTACACTTGAAGACACAATTACATTGGAGGAATTGAAAAAGAGGAATGGCATAGATACAGATGATAAATATTTTAAAAAAGTAGATGAACTTCTCTCTGATTACAAAGAGGCACGCATACCTGATACTCTGAAAAGAAACTTGCTGAATGGTCTGCCCTTTTCGTCAGAGGATATAAAAGGGGTTAGCGATAAAATAAAAGAAAATGAATATCTTAAAGTGAAAGATTCCAATGATAAGATAATCGCAATTGTTCAAAGTGTTTCAAAAAAAAGCGCTACCGGTTCTGAAAAGAATTTTATTTTTAAAGTGAAAAGAGTTTTTAACTGA
- a CDS encoding 30S ribosomal protein S15, producing MVLTKEKKDEIKAKFRLHENDTGSPEVQIALLTERINYLTEHFRIHKKDHHSRRGLLKLVSKRRKLLEYLKRRNYESYINVIRQLGIRK from the coding sequence GTGGTTTTAACCAAAGAAAAAAAAGATGAAATAAAAGCAAAATTCAGGCTTCATGAAAATGACACGGGTTCACCCGAAGTCCAAATTGCCTTATTGACAGAAAGAATCAACTATTTGACAGAACATTTTAGAATTCACAAAAAAGACCATCACTCAAGACGGGGTCTTTTGAAACTTGTCAGCAAGAGACGGAAGCTTCTTGAATACCTAAAAAGGCGAAACTATGAAAGTTATATAAATGTTATTCGCCAATTAGGTATAAGAAAATAA
- a CDS encoding insulinase family protein, translated as MEKKKNSSYHKMFFRKYLPGGATLVAEYVPYVRSVSVGVWINFGSRDEPEKYNGLSHFIEHLLFKGTAKRTAKDIATVIDRIGGYCDAFTSREYTCFYIQSVDSHIETLFELLSDILLNSSFSLQEFKREKKVIIEEIKMTSDIPDEDLFDIFFKTIFANHPLGTRGERRAGRRESRRLSRARSGIRLRDRGSGAVPNAAA; from the coding sequence TTGGAAAAGAAAAAAAATAGTTCCTATCATAAAATGTTTTTTAGAAAATATCTCCCCGGAGGGGCAACACTTGTCGCAGAATATGTTCCCTATGTAAGATCCGTCTCAGTGGGCGTGTGGATTAATTTTGGTTCCCGAGACGAGCCGGAAAAATATAATGGTTTGTCTCATTTCATTGAACATTTGCTTTTCAAAGGCACAGCAAAACGCACTGCAAAGGATATTGCAACAGTAATAGACAGAATTGGTGGTTATTGTGATGCCTTTACAAGCAGGGAATATACCTGTTTCTATATTCAATCGGTTGATTCACATATTGAAACTTTATTTGAACTTCTTTCAGATATTCTGTTAAACTCATCTTTTTCACTTCAAGAATTCAAACGAGAAAAAAAAGTAATTATCGAAGAAATAAAAATGACTTCAGATATTCCTGATGAAGACCTATTCGACATTTTTTTCAAAACTATCTTTGCTAATCATCCTTTGGGCACTCGCGGAGAGCGCCGCGCAGGCCGCCGAGAAAGCCGGCGCCTGAGCCGGGCGAGGTCCGGCATCCGTCTTCGGGACCGTGGAAGCGGCGCGGTCCCGAACGCCGCCGCC